In the Aythya fuligula isolate bAytFul2 chromosome 8, bAytFul2.pri, whole genome shotgun sequence genome, one interval contains:
- the AGL gene encoding glycogen debranching enzyme — protein sequence MASGRETRLLHLNEMEKLDKTLFRLEQGFELQFRLGPTLQGKHVTVCTNYPASGELFDRHKFRTLSWHNPTGKEDDSDKYCKLDLQISGSYQYYFSLGNEKSGGGYIVVDPILRVGADNHVLPLDCVTLQTFLAKCLGPFHEWEDRLKVAKETGYNMIHFTPLQKLGLSRSCYSLADQLEVNPEFSSHNKKCTWSDIGALVEKMKNEWNMLCITDVVYNHTATNSEWLRMHPECGYNLVNSPHLKPAWVLDRALWHLTCMVADGKCIDKGVPPLIENDHHLNCVRKIIWEEIYPKIKLWEFFQVDVNKAVEQFRTLLTQGKMSTKSDPNQHLQIVQDPEYRRFGCTVDMNIALATFIPHSNGPGAIEECCNWFRKRIEELNAEQHRQIHHHQEQAVNCLAGTVVYERLSGHGPKLGPISRKYPLVTRYFTYPFKDMTVEEEEAMIHHPDKACYFMAHNGWVMGDDPLRNFAEPGSNVYLRRELICWGDSVKLRYGNKPEDCPYLWAHMKKYTEITAKYFHGVRLDNCHSTPIHVAEYMLDTARKLRADLFVVAELFTGNEELDNIFVNRLGITSLIREAMTAYNSHEEGRLVYRFGGEPVGSFVQPRLRPLMPAIAHALFMDITHDNECPIQHRSAYDALPSAMIVSMACCATGSTKGYDELVPHQISVVSEERFYATWNPAAHLTSGEVNFQTGILAGRLAINRLHQELGAKGFNQVYVDQVDEDIVAVTRHCPNTHQSVVAVSRTAFRDPKTSFYSKEVPEMCIPGKIEEVVLEARTIERNTNPYKKDERFINGLPNFTVELREHIQIKDSKIIKQAGTAIKGPNEFVQEIEFENLTPGSVIVFRVSLDPKAQEAVGVLRSHLIQFSPHFKSGSLPDDHSAPILKTLFSSIASKLSLADLNQVLYRCEAEEQEDGGGCYNIPNWSPLKYAGLQGLMSVMADIRPKNDLGHPFCDNLRSGDWMIDYVSNRLISRTGACAEVGKWLKAMFIYLKKIPRYLIPCYFDAILVGAYTTLLDVGWHQMSSFVQNGSTFVKHLSLGSIQMCGIGKYSCLPDLSPSLHDVPYRLNEITNEKEQCCVSLAAGLPHFSSGIFRSWGRDTFIALRGLMLVTGRYLEARNIILAFGGTLRHGLIPNLLGQGTHARYNCRDAVWWWLQCIQDYCKIVPNGLDILRCPVSRMYPRDDSSPQPAGSVDQPLYEVIQEAMQRHMEGINFRERNAGPQIDQNMRDEGFNVTAGVDRETGFVFGGNRFNCGTWMDKMGESDRARNRGIPATPRDGSAVEIVGLCKSTVRWLLDLSRKNEFPFHGVTIKRHGKEETITYDEWDRKIQAHFEKLFFVSENPADPNEKHPNLVHKRGIYKDSYGASSPWCDYQLRPNFTIAMVVAPELFTPERAWKALQIAEEKLLGPLGMKTLDPDDMVYCGVYDNALDNDNYNVARGFNYHQGPEWLWPIGYFLRAKLYFSKLIGPQIYAKTVVMIKNVLSRHYVHLERSSWKGLPELTNENGQYCPFSCETQAWSIGVILEILYDL from the exons aaatgagaaaagtggTGGAGGTTACATAGTTGTGGATCCTATTTTGCGTGTTGGAGCTGATAACCATGTGTTACCTTTGGATTGCGTTACACTCCAGACATTCCTTGCTAAGTGTCTGGGACCATTTCATGAATGGGAAGATAGGCTCAAAGTGGCAAAAGAAACAG GTTACAACATGATTCATTTTACACCACTGCAGAAGCTTGGACTGTCTAGATCATGTTATTCCCTGGCTGATCAGTTAGAAGTAAATCCTGAATTTTCAAGccataataaaaaatgcacttGGAGTGATATAGGAGCTCttgtggaaaaaatgaagaatgaatggAATATGCTTTGCATCACAGATGTGGTCTACAATCATACCG CTACTAACAGTGAGTGGCTCAGGATGCATCCAGAATGTGGCTATAACCTTGTAAATTCCCCTCACCTGAAGCCAGCTTGGGTCTTAGATAGAGCTCTGTGGCACTTGACCTGTATGGTGGCTGATGGAAAGTGTATTGATAAAGGGGTCCCTCCGTTGATTGAAAATGATCACCACCTGAAT tgtgtCCGTAAAATAATTTGGGAAGAGATATATCCAAAAATTAAACTCTGGGAATTTTTCCAAGTGGATGTTAATAAAGCTGTGGAACAATTTAGAACCCTTCTAACTCAAG GCAAAATGAGCACTAAATCTGATCCAAATCAACATCTTCAGATAGTTCAGGACCCTGAATATAGACGATTTGGCTGTACTGTAGATATGAATATAGCATTGGCAACCTTCATACCGCACAG CAATGGACCAGGTGCAATAGAAGAGTGTTGTAACTGGTTTCGCAAGAGGATTGAGGAGCTGAATGCTGAGCAACACAGACAGATTCATCACCATCAAGAGCAG GCAGTCAACTGTCTTGCGGGGACTGTGGTTTATGAACGACTGTCTGGTCATGGTCCTAAACTGGGTCCTATTAGTAGAAAATATCCTTTAGTTACCAg GTATTTTACTTATCCATTCAAAGACATGACtgtggaggaagaagaagctATGATACATCACCCAGATAAAGCTTGCTATTTCATGGCCCATAATGGATGGGTTATGGGCGATGATCCTCTTAGAAACTTTGCAGAACCAG gTTCAAATGTTTACTTGAGAAGGGAGCTTATTTGCTGGGGAGACAGTGTGAAACTGCGTTATGGGAACAAACCTGAAGACTGCCCATACCTCTGGGcacatatgaaaaaatacactgaaatcaCTGCCAAATATTTCCATGGCGTTCGTCTTGACAACTGTCACTCAACACCTATTCATGTAGCTGAG TACATGCTGGACACAGCTAGAAAATTGCGAGCAGATTTGTTTGTAGTGGCTGAACTGTTCACAGGAAATGAGGAGCTGGACAATATCTTTGTGAATAGGCTGGGCATTACCTCCTTAATAAGAG agGCAATGACAGCTTATAATAGCCATGAGGAGGGAAGGTTAGTTTATCGTTTTGGAGGTGAACCTGTTGGCTCTTTTGTTCAGCCACGTTTGAGACCCCTGATGCCAGCTATTGCTCATGCACTGTTCATGGATATTACACATGATAATGAGTGTCCCATCCAG CACCGATCTGCATATGACGCTCTTCCCAGTGCAATGATTGTTTCCATGGCATGCTGTGCTACAGGTAGCACCAAAGGTTATGATGAACTTGTACCACACCAG ATATCTGTAGTATCTGAAGAGAGATTTTATGCAACATGGAATCCAGCAGCACACCTGACTTCTGGTGAAGTTAATTTCCAAACAGGAATTCTAGCAGGAAGGCTGGCCATAAACAGGCTGCATCAGGAGCTGGGAGCTAAAGGCTTTAACCAG GTGTATGTAGATCAAGTTGATGAAGATATAGTGGCAGTGACAAGACATTGCCCTAACACACACCAGTCTGTTGTGGCTGTAAGTAGAACTGCTTTCAGGGATCCAAAGACTTCCTTctacagtaaagaagtgcctgAAATGTGTATCCCAG GGAAAATTGAAGAAGTAGTACTTGAGGCTAGAACCATTGAGAGAAATACTAATCCTTACAAAAAAGATGAACGTTTTATAAATGGATTGCCTAACTTCACAGTGGAACTCAGAGAGCACATTCAG ATTAAAGACAGTAAAATTATAAAGCAAGCTGGAACTGCCATAAAAGGGCCAAATGAATTTGTTCAAGAAATAGAATTTGAAAATTTAACACCAGGAAGTGTAATAGTATTCAG AGTTAGTCTTGATCCAAAGGCACAAGAGGCTGTTGGTGTACTCCGTAGTCATCTGATCCAGTTTAGTCCTCATTTTAAATCTGGAAGTCTTCCTGATGATCATTCAGCACccatattaaaaacattattttcttc AATTGCATCTAAACTAAGTTTGGCTGACCTAAATCAAGTGCTGTATAGGTGTGAggcagaagaacaagaagatgGTGGCGGCTGTTACAATATACCAAACTGGTCACCGTTGAAGTATGCAGGCCTCCAAG GGTTAATGTCAGTAATGGCAGACATTAGACCAAAGAATGATTTGGGCCACCCGTTTTGTGATAATTTAAGATCTGGAGATTGGATGATTGATTATGTCAGCAATCGTCTGATTTCACGTACTGGAGCCTGTGCAGAa gtTGGTAAATGGTTGAAGGCCATGTTtatctatttaaagaaaattccaCGTTACCTTATCCCATGTTACTTTGATGCCATATTAGTGGGTGCATACACAACGCTTCTGGATGTGGGATGGCATCAGATGTCTAG CTTTGTGCAGAATGGATCAACATTTGTTAAACACCTTTCCTTGGGCTCAATCCAGATGTGTGGGATAGGAAAATACTCATGTCTGCCCGATCTGTCTCCTTCCTTACATGATGTTCCCTATAGACTGAATGAGATTACAAATGAGAAAGAACAGTGTTGTGTTTCTTTGGCAGCTG gTTTACCTCACTTTTCTTCAGGGATTTTTCGCTCTTGGGGAAGGGATACCTTTATTGCACTGAGAGGTCTAATGTTAGTTACAGGGCGTTATCTAGAAGCAAG aAACATAATTTTAGCATTTGGTGGGACTTTAAGACATGGTCTCATTCCCAACCTGCTCGGCCAGGGGACGCATGCCAGATACAACTGTCGTGATGCTGTATGGTGGTGGCTTCAGTGTATCCAGGACTACTGTAAAATTGTTCCAAATGGATTAGACATTCTCAGATGTCCTGTTTCCAGAATGTACCCAAGAGATGACTCTTCTCCTCAACCTGCAGGCAGCGTG GATCAGCCGCTTTATGAAGTAATACAGGAAGCAATGCAACGACACATGGAAGGCATAAATTTCCGAGAAAGGAATGCCGGCCCACAGATAGATCAAAACATGAGAGATGAAG GTTTTAACGTAACAGCGGGTGTTGACCGTGAAACTGGCTTTGTCTTCGGAGGGAACCGTTTCAATTGTGGCACCTGGATGGATAAAATGGGGGAGAGTGACAGAGCTCGCAACAGAGGAATTCCTGCTACTCCGAG AGATGGCTCTGCTGTGGAAATCGTTGGCTTGTGCAAGTCAACTGTTCGCTGGCTTCTGGATTTATCTAGGAAAAACGAGTTTCCGTTCCATGGAGTCACCATAAAAAGACATG GAAAGGAGGAAACTATCACATATGATGAATGGGACAGAAAAATTCAAGCACACTTTGAAAAGCTCTTCTTTGTCTCTGAGAACCCAGCAGATCCAAACGAAAAACATCCAAATCTTGTTCACAAACGTGGAATTTATAAAGACAGCTATGGAGCTTCAAGTCCATGGTGTGATTACCAACTCAGACCAAATTTTACAATAGCAATGGTTGTG GCACCTGAGTTGTTCACACCTGAGAGAGCTTGGAAAGCTCTGCAGATAGCAGAGGAAAAACTACTTGGTCCATTAGGCATGAAAACTTTAGACCCAGA tgatATGGTGTACTGTGGAGTATATGATAATGCTCTTGACAACGACAACTATAATGTAGCCAGAGGTTTTAACTATCACCAAGGACCT GAATGGCTGTGGCCAATTGGATATTTCCTTCGTGCCAAATTGTACTTCTCAAAGCTAATTGGTCCACAGATATACGCAAAAACTGTAGTTATGATAAAGAATGTGCTTTCTCGCCACTATGTTCACCTTGAAAG GTCATCCTGGAAAGGGCTTCCAGAGCTGACCAATGAAAATGGACAATATTGCCCTTTCAGCTGTGAAACTCAGGCCTGGTCAATTGGTGTTATCCTTGAAATCCTTTATGATTTGTGA